The DNA segment ATTGCAGAAGTCAGCTCCTATGTttcatcatttttgttttcCCTTGCACGTTACACGAGGCGATGATGTCCTAAAACTTGCAGAGGTACGAGTTGATATTACTTAAAAGCAATGTCAATCATGTTTCCAAGTAGCAGACATACACTCTTGaatagtttatttaaaatatatgcgGTCTTGTTTCACACGAACTACAGGTTTACAATGTGAATGTGGAAGAGGGTGATGTTATCCTTACAGCAACTGATGGCCTCTTTGACAACTTGTATGAGAAAGAGATCGTTTCAATTGTTTGCAGGTTACTGGAACAGGGTTTGGAACCTCAGGTGCTTAATGCTACAAACTTTATTACATCTATTTTTGTTGAATTGtgttgattaatatatttttggtagcAGAGAATAGCAGAGTTGATAGCTGCAAAGGCACAAGAGGTGGGAAGATCTAAGACGGAGAGAACGCCATTTTCAGACGCAGCTAAAGAAGAAGGACATGATGGATACAGAGGTGGTAAACTAGATGCTGTTACTGTCATCGTTTCACTTGTAAAAACTGTATCTAGCTAAGTAGTAAGTATGCAATCTTCCTCCCCCACTGTAAATAAAGAGAGTGATATTATAATACACATCACCTTGTTGGTTTCTCTATTCTTTAATTGAAACGATGTATAATCAAGTAAAGACTGATTACAACTAAGTAGTGGAACAGAACATGATCCAGTGAACATAGCTGGGCTGTTTCATGCTTCCAGTCAGGGCTGGGATTTTGAACCGAACCGTACTAAAATGCGATTTTCGGTTTGATAATCAGTTAGTTTGGTTTTCtatgttttagagaaaaaaaaattacgtctAAACCATACCAAAAACTTAAACAGAATAACCAAATTCAAATCGAATCAACCAAAATAACTGAAAATCATTTGAATTTATCagaaattttatacaaaattcAACCTAGATCAAAAACTTAAGTATACCGAATCGAAATTTGTGGTGATTTTGGTAAGTTTTATGTTGACTAAACCGAATAACCCGAACTAACCGAACCCGATGGCCTACTTCCAGTGCTAAAAATAGACCGAACAATCTCAAGCGCTACAAACATTGGACCGGGTCCAGATAGTGAACCCTAAAACCAACacttaactctctctctctctctctctctctctctctctctctctctctctctctctcatctgcGTCTCCTCGGAGCCTTTCAgacaagagagaaagatgaagtCTTTACTGAGAAACGTCTCCACATTAAAACCCAAGACCAAACTATCGACAAAGCTTCTACCTTTAATCCACCAAACCCTCTCCAAACCCTTCTCCCAATCCACAACCATCCCAACAAAGCAAGAACGAGTCCGCGACCACGGCTACGACAACTACATGGAAGTCGAGAAAAAAATCCGCAAAGTCGTCAAGTTCCACTCCCTCATCCTCTCCCAACCCCAAAACACCATCCCTATCTCCCTCCTCGACACCTTAGCTCGCCGCCTAGGCCTCGGCTTCAAGCAGCACGAGCCTGGAGCCTTCCTCCTCAAGTTCCCTCACGTCTTCGAGGTCTACGAGCACCCCGTCCAGAGAATCCTCTACTGCCGTTTAACCAGAAAGGCTCTTGATCAGATCCGTGACGAGCAAGAAGCTGTTGTCTCTCAGATACCTGAAGCTGTTACTAGGTTGAGGAAGCTCGTTATGATGTCCAACACTGGTAGGATCCGTTTAGAACATGTTAGAATAGCTCGGAGTGAGTTTGGTCTCCCTGAGGATTTTGAGTACTCTGTGATTCTGAAACATCCTCAGTTCTTTAGACTCATCGATGGAGAGGAGACTCGAGATAAGTATATAGAGATTGTTGATAGAGAGCAGAGTTTATCTGTTTGTGCTATAGAGAGAGTTAGAGAGATTGAGTATAGGACGAAAGGAATAGACGCAGAGGATGTTAGGTTCTCGTTTGTAGTGAACTTCCCTCCAGGTTTCAAGATAGGGAAGTACTTCCGCATCGCTGTTTGGAAATGGCAGAGGCTTCCTTACTGGTCTCCCTACGAGGACATCTCCGGCTACGACTTGAGGTCGTTGGAAGCGCAGAAGAGGCTGGAGAAGAGAGCCGTCGCTTGTATCCACGAGCTGCTGTCTCTGACCGTGGAGAAGAAGATCACTCTTGAGAGGATCGCTCATTTCAGGAACGTTATGTGTTTGCCTAAGAGGCTGAAGGAGTTTCTTCTCCAGCATCAGGGGATATTCTATATATCGACTCGCGGGAACTACGGGAAGCTTCACACTGTGTTTCTGAGAGAGGCGTATAAGAGAGGGGAGCTTGTGGAGCCGAATGAGGTTTATTTGGCTAGGAGGAAGTTGGCTGAGCTTGTGTTGATGAGTCCTAGGAAGGCTAAGGTTGATGCTGAGCTTGTTAGATACAGGAACGGatttgatgatgaagatgatgatgatgatgatgatagcgAATGAGACTCACTCATTGTTCTGTGTTAATTTTGAATCGGAGAAAGATGCCAAACAAGATTGCTTACTTCAGCTGCAAGAATATACTTTGGGCACTACTCTTTCTCATCAGTAATATTCTTTAACTCGGTTCATATGAAACAACCTGGAATATTTGTTTCTTGAGTCATATGGTTTAAGCTAAGAATCATCTTACCTGTCTACTTATGCCAAGtcctaaaaagaaaaaaaattattctttcTTTGCTTATTTATGCAAAAAAGAGGTCCTTTTACGCAGTCAATATAAAgacaattttttctttgtaataaaTATCGTAAATGTCTTGGTCTCTGTCGTTATCAAccttcatcatcaccatcacgTGATTGGCTAATACAAAACTTAttctatcttttattttttattttattttcacctCACTAACCGTGAAGATGGTGAAAATGAATGTCCGTTTGAAGATGATCCTGTTGATGGTGATGTCTCTGGTCCTGGGATTTTCGTCGGCAGTTGATTTCAGATGGAGGAAAGGCGGAGGGTTTTCTGGTAGATTCACCAGAGCTGCTGGCTCCTCAGTTGTATTCCCAGTTCATGGAAACGTTTATCCTCTTGGGTACACACACACCTTCACAGACTTATTGCTTAACGTCTCTCATTTCAGAAACTCCCTATGAGGTTTGAttgattctttttgttttctttggttttgGAACAGGTATTATAATGTAACTATCAACATAGGACAACCACCAAGACCTTATTATCTTGATCTTGACACTGGTAGTGATCTCACTTGGCTCCAATGCGATGCTCCTTGTGTTCGTTGCTTGGAGGCACCTCATCCACTTTATCAGCCTAGCAACGATCTGATCCCTTGCAATGATCCCTTATGCAAGGCGATGCATATGAATGGTAACCATAGATACGAGGCTGCAGAGCAATGTGACTACGAGGTTGAGTATGCTGATGGAGGGTCTTCTCTCGGTGTACTCGTTAGAGACGTCTTCTCCTTGAACTATACAGAAGGTCTCCGGCTCACTCCACGTCTTGCTCtcgggtatatatatataaacctttggaccgacagtttttttttttgtttagttcatgGAGTTAAAGTTTTCCTCATTGgagtttcttttttgtttgtaaacAGATGCGGATACGATCAAATCCCAGGGGCATCGAGTCATCATCCTCTAGATGGAGTGTTGGGACTAGGTAGGGGGAAAGTAAGCATCCTTTCACAGCTTCATAGCCAAGGTCATGTCAAGAATGTTATCGGTCATTGCCTAAGCAGTCTAGGTGGAGGGATTCTGTTTTTTGGAGACGATCTTTATGATTCTTCAAGAGTCTCTTGGACACCAATGTCCCGTGAAAACTCGTAATATACCTATTCTCCTTGTTAAACGTATTGTTATTCTCTTCGTGCTCTgataacagtttttttttctccctcTCTCAGAAAGCACTACTCTCCTGCGATGGGAGGGGAACTTCTATTCGGGGGAAGAACAACGGGGTTGAAGAATCTATTGACAATATTTGATAGTGGCAGTTCTTACACTTATTTTAACACCAAGGCGTATCAGGCAGTCACATACTTGGTAAGGAATTTGTAAAAAATAGTAAAGTGGAAGAGACTTGTGTTTTTTTCTGATTCTGAACAAGTTTTTTTGCTTCTGTTGGTTTAGCTGAAAAGAGAGCTAAGTGGAAAACCG comes from the Raphanus sativus cultivar WK10039 unplaced genomic scaffold, ASM80110v3 Scaffold2182, whole genome shotgun sequence genome and includes:
- the LOC130505335 gene encoding aspartic proteinase Asp1-like — its product is MVKMNVRLKMILLMVMSLVLGFSSAVDFRWRKGGGFSGRFTRAAGSSVVFPVHGNVYPLGYYNVTINIGQPPRPYYLDLDTGSDLTWLQCDAPCVRCLEAPHPLYQPSNDLIPCNDPLCKAMHMNGNHRYEAAEQCDYEVEYADGGSSLGVLVRDVFSLNYTEGLRLTPRLALGCGYDQIPGASSHHPLDGVLGLGRGKVSILSQLHSQGHVKNVIGHCLSSLGGGILFFGDDLYDSSRVSWTPMSRENSKHYSPAMGGELLFGGRTTGLKNLLTIFDSGSSYTYFNTKAYQAVTYLLKRELSGKPLKEARDDHTLPLCWQGRRPFMSIEEVKKYFKPLALSFKTGWRSKTLFEIPPEAYLIISRKGNVCLGILNGTEIGLQNLNLIGDISMQDQMIIYDNEKQSIGWIPADC
- the LOC130505337 gene encoding protein ROOT PRIMORDIUM DEFECTIVE 1, whose amino-acid sequence is MKSLLRNVSTLKPKTKLSTKLLPLIHQTLSKPFSQSTTIPTKQERVRDHGYDNYMEVEKKIRKVVKFHSLILSQPQNTIPISLLDTLARRLGLGFKQHEPGAFLLKFPHVFEVYEHPVQRILYCRLTRKALDQIRDEQEAVVSQIPEAVTRLRKLVMMSNTGRIRLEHVRIARSEFGLPEDFEYSVILKHPQFFRLIDGEETRDKYIEIVDREQSLSVCAIERVREIEYRTKGIDAEDVRFSFVVNFPPGFKIGKYFRIAVWKWQRLPYWSPYEDISGYDLRSLEAQKRLEKRAVACIHELLSLTVEKKITLERIAHFRNVMCLPKRLKEFLLQHQGIFYISTRGNYGKLHTVFLREAYKRGELVEPNEVYLARRKLAELVLMSPRKAKVDAELVRYRNGFDDEDDDDDDDSE